In Calothrix sp. PCC 7507, one DNA window encodes the following:
- the rpsG gene encoding 30S ribosomal protein S7: MSRRGVIQKRPVPSDSVYNSRLVSMIIRRIMRHGKKSLAARIVYDALKTIEERTGNGALETFERAVRNATPLVEVKARRVGGATYQVPMEVRSDRGTTLALRWLVQFSRSRPGRTMASKLANELMDAANETGNAIRKREETHRMAEANKAFAHYRY; this comes from the coding sequence ATGTCTCGTCGTGGTGTTATTCAAAAGCGCCCAGTTCCGTCTGACTCGGTGTATAACAGTCGTCTCGTGAGTATGATCATCAGACGGATCATGCGGCATGGCAAGAAATCACTTGCTGCACGCATTGTTTATGATGCGTTGAAAACTATTGAGGAACGCACTGGTAACGGTGCGTTGGAAACTTTTGAAAGAGCAGTGCGAAACGCCACTCCTTTAGTAGAAGTAAAAGCTCGGCGAGTCGGCGGAGCCACCTACCAAGTACCAATGGAAGTGCGCTCAGACCGAGGTACTACCCTAGCACTGCGTTGGTTAGTGCAATTTTCCAGGTCTAGACCAGGTCGTACAATGGCTAGTAAATTAGCAAATGAATTAATGGATGCTGCCAACGAAACCGGGAATGCGATTCGCAAACGTGAAGAAACACACCGGATGGCAGAAGCAAACAAAGCTTTTGCACACTATCGTTACTAA
- a CDS encoding iron-sulfur cluster assembly accessory protein gives MIHLSPAATCEIGRLKAKRQLNVFLRLEIKPGGCSGWIYEMSFDETVAASDRIFNLNGIQLVVDAKSLDYADGLSVDYSEDLMGGGFRFQNPQAIATCGCGNSFSMSQ, from the coding sequence ATGATTCATCTGAGTCCAGCCGCCACGTGTGAAATTGGGCGATTAAAAGCAAAGCGGCAACTAAACGTCTTCTTGCGACTGGAAATTAAGCCCGGTGGTTGTTCCGGGTGGATTTACGAAATGTCTTTCGATGAAACAGTAGCAGCCAGCGATCGCATTTTTAACTTGAATGGCATCCAATTAGTAGTCGATGCCAAAAGCTTAGATTATGCCGATGGTTTGTCAGTGGATTACTCAGAAGACTTGATGGGCGGAGGTTTTCGCTTCCAAAATCCTCAGGCGATCGCCACCTGTGGCTGCGGTAATTCTTTCTCCATGAGTCAGTAG
- a CDS encoding phosphomannose isomerase type II C-terminal cupin domain produces the protein MAQYQEKTQTHTLPLPPTVTPGGVAATELRPWGSFTVLEEGRGYKIKRIEVKPGHRLSLQMHHHRSEHWIVVSGTARVVCGDKEVLLSNNQSTYVPQCTTHRLENPGVISLVLIEVQNGEYLGEDDIIRYQDDYARTEGKSH, from the coding sequence ATGGCTCAATATCAAGAAAAAACACAAACTCACACCTTGCCCCTACCTCCTACCGTCACTCCTGGAGGCGTAGCTGCGACTGAGTTACGTCCTTGGGGTTCTTTCACAGTTTTGGAAGAAGGGCGCGGATACAAAATTAAGCGCATTGAAGTTAAGCCAGGACATCGTCTTAGCTTGCAAATGCACCACCACCGCAGTGAACACTGGATTGTCGTTTCTGGCACAGCTAGGGTAGTCTGCGGCGACAAGGAAGTGCTGTTGAGCAACAATCAATCAACCTATGTACCTCAATGTACAACTCATCGTCTAGAAAATCCTGGTGTGATTTCCTTAGTGTTGATTGAAGTGCAAAATGGAGAATATCTAGGAGAAGATGATATTATCCGCTATCAAGATGACTATGCTCGCACAGAAGGGAAAAGCCATTAG
- the gltB gene encoding glutamate synthase large subunit, which translates to MNNQPMNQDQKIILSDAESKDTYQGQKWLVEERDACGVGFIAQRQNNSSHEVVVKALAALTCLEHRGGCSADQDSGDGAGILTAIPWELFQQESAPEGWEFVSTDNVAVGMIFLPQDPQAAQKSRAVIEEIAAEEKLTVLGWRVVPVQSDLLGIQAKENQPQIEQVFLAAAHKSGDELERQLYITSRRIVKAAKNISEEFYVCSLSSRTIVYKGMVRSAVLGEFYQDLKNPAYKSAFAVYHRRFSTNTMPKWPLAQPMRLLGHNGEINTLLGNINWMMAREAILSHPLWGAGAASPEETRINELKPLVHIDNSDSATLDNVLELLVRSGRSPLEALMMLVPEAYQNQPSLREYPEIVDFYEYYSGLQEAWDGPALLVFSDGQKVGATLDRNGLRPARYMITKDDYIVVASEAGVVNFPEADIIEKGRLGPGQMIAVDLETHEVLKNWEIKQRIAKQHPYGEWLRQHRQELKELVNGHPSSVNGNGNGKVQLANDQGQKLIDRQTLLQNQSAFGYTTEDVEMIIQPMALQGAEPTFCMGDDIPLAVLSEKPHLLYDYFKQRFAQVTNPAIDPLREKLVMSLKVELGERGNLLEVKPEYARRIKLDSPVLTEVELEAIKLSGFATAELSTLLEIATGPAGLKAAVESLQAKAAESVRAGAKILILSDKIAPSETGGISAEYTYIPPLLAVGAVHHHLIREGLRMKASLIVNTAQCWSTHHFACLIGYGAGAVCPYMALETVRDWWSDPKTQQFMTRGQIAAITLEQAIANYRKAVESGLLKILSKMGISLLSSYQAAQIFEAIGIGGDLLELGFRGTTSRIGGLSVSELAQEVLSFHHKAFPELTTKKLDNLGFVQYRRSGEYHMNSPELVKALHKAVDGKKYDHYEVYKQHLQTRPVTALRDLLDFQSDRPAIPLEEVESIHEIVQRFCTGGMSLGALSREAHETLAIAMNRIGGKSNSGEGGEDPVRYKVLNDVDESGHSPTLPHLKGLRNGDTASSAIKQVASGRFGVTPGYLASARQIEIKIAQGAKPGEGGQLPGPKVSPYIAMLRRSKPGVTLISPPPHHDIYSIEDLAQLIFDLHQINPRAQVSVKLVAEIGIGTIAAGVAKANADIIQISGHDGGTGASPLSSIKHAGSPWELGLSEVHRVLMENSLRDRVILRVDGGLKSGWDVVIGALMGGEEFGFGSIAMIAEGCIMARICHTNNCPVGVATQKEELRKRFTGMPEHVVNFFYFVAEEVRSLLARLGYRSLSEVIGRADLLTLRDEVKLTKTQTLNLNCLLKLPDSKNNRSWLVHEEVHSNGAVVDDQLLADPEIQAAIRNQSTVTKTLKVVNTDRTVGARLAGAIASQYGDSGFEGQINLNFHGSVGQSFGAFNLPGIVLRLEGEANDYVGKGMHGGEIIIKPPADATYDASQNVIVGNTCLYGATGGVLFANGLAGERFAVRNSKAVAVIEGAGDHCCEYMTGGVIVVLGKAGRNVAAGMTGGLAYFLDEDGNFPEFVNREIVKIQRVNTEAGEKQLQELIRAFSDRTGSLKAKLILQNWTEFLPKFWQLVPPSEADSPEANTEQKQLSTV; encoded by the coding sequence ATGAATAATCAACCGATGAATCAAGATCAAAAAATTATATTGTCGGATGCTGAATCAAAAGATACCTACCAGGGTCAAAAGTGGTTAGTGGAGGAACGAGATGCTTGTGGTGTGGGTTTTATTGCCCAGCGCCAAAATAATAGCAGTCACGAAGTTGTGGTTAAAGCCTTAGCAGCTTTGACCTGCTTAGAACACCGGGGTGGTTGTAGTGCAGACCAAGATTCTGGTGATGGTGCAGGCATATTGACAGCCATACCTTGGGAGTTGTTCCAACAAGAATCTGCTCCAGAAGGGTGGGAATTTGTATCTACAGATAATGTGGCTGTGGGGATGATATTTTTGCCCCAAGATCCCCAAGCAGCCCAGAAATCTCGTGCGGTGATTGAGGAGATAGCTGCTGAGGAAAAATTGACTGTATTAGGCTGGCGAGTAGTCCCAGTACAGTCTGATTTACTAGGAATACAAGCTAAAGAAAATCAGCCCCAAATAGAACAAGTTTTTCTGGCTGCTGCTCACAAAAGTGGTGATGAACTAGAAAGGCAACTGTACATTACTAGTCGCCGCATTGTGAAGGCTGCAAAGAATATTTCCGAAGAATTTTATGTCTGCTCCTTGTCAAGCCGCACAATTGTCTATAAAGGTATGGTGCGTTCGGCTGTATTGGGAGAGTTTTATCAAGATTTAAAAAATCCCGCCTATAAGAGTGCTTTTGCTGTCTATCATCGCCGCTTTAGTACTAACACGATGCCCAAATGGCCTTTGGCTCAACCAATGCGGCTATTGGGTCATAACGGTGAAATCAATACTCTATTGGGTAACATCAACTGGATGATGGCACGAGAAGCCATCTTAAGCCATCCATTATGGGGCGCTGGCGCAGCCTCTCCGGAGGAGACTCGCATCAATGAACTCAAGCCACTAGTTCACATTGATAATAGTGACTCAGCTACCTTAGATAATGTCTTAGAGTTATTGGTGCGTTCTGGACGCAGCCCCTTAGAAGCCCTGATGATGTTGGTACCAGAGGCTTACCAAAATCAGCCTTCGTTGCGCGAATATCCAGAAATTGTAGATTTCTACGAATATTACAGTGGTTTGCAAGAAGCTTGGGATGGCCCTGCACTGCTGGTATTTAGCGATGGGCAAAAAGTCGGTGCAACATTGGATCGCAACGGCTTAAGACCAGCTCGTTATATGATTACCAAGGATGATTACATCGTGGTGGCTTCCGAGGCGGGTGTTGTTAACTTCCCAGAAGCTGACATTATTGAAAAAGGCAGACTTGGCCCTGGGCAAATGATTGCTGTGGATTTAGAAACCCATGAAGTGCTGAAGAATTGGGAAATTAAGCAGCGCATCGCCAAGCAGCACCCATATGGAGAATGGTTGCGACAGCACCGCCAAGAACTCAAAGAATTAGTTAACGGTCATCCGTCATCTGTGAATGGGAATGGCAATGGCAAAGTCCAACTTGCAAATGACCAAGGACAAAAGCTGATTGATAGACAGACCTTGCTGCAAAATCAAAGTGCTTTTGGTTACACCACAGAAGATGTGGAAATGATTATTCAACCAATGGCATTGCAAGGTGCAGAGCCGACTTTCTGTATGGGAGATGATATCCCCCTAGCGGTGCTGTCAGAAAAACCCCACTTGTTATATGACTATTTCAAACAGCGTTTTGCTCAGGTGACGAACCCAGCAATTGACCCCTTAAGGGAAAAGTTGGTGATGTCCTTGAAAGTCGAACTGGGCGAACGGGGTAATTTATTAGAAGTTAAACCAGAATATGCCAGGAGAATCAAGCTAGATTCGCCGGTATTGACTGAGGTTGAATTAGAGGCGATTAAACTGTCGGGATTTGCGACAGCTGAGTTGTCAACGCTGTTGGAAATTGCCACAGGCCCAGCAGGCTTAAAAGCAGCGGTAGAGTCCTTACAAGCTAAAGCGGCAGAATCGGTGCGGGCGGGGGCGAAGATTTTGATCTTAAGCGATAAAATCGCCCCATCAGAGACTGGGGGGATTAGTGCTGAATACACATACATTCCGCCCTTGTTAGCAGTGGGTGCTGTCCACCACCACCTCATCCGTGAGGGATTGCGAATGAAAGCATCCCTAATTGTCAATACAGCCCAGTGTTGGAGTACCCATCACTTTGCTTGTCTGATTGGCTATGGTGCGGGTGCTGTTTGCCCTTATATGGCTTTAGAGACTGTGCGTGATTGGTGGTCTGACCCGAAGACTCAACAATTTATGACGCGGGGTCAAATTGCTGCCATTACTCTAGAGCAGGCGATCGCCAATTATCGCAAAGCGGTAGAATCTGGTTTATTAAAGATTCTCTCAAAAATGGGAATCTCTCTGCTTTCCAGCTATCAAGCCGCTCAAATCTTTGAGGCTATTGGTATTGGTGGGGATTTATTAGAACTGGGATTCCGGGGTACAACCTCCCGCATCGGTGGGTTAAGTGTCAGCGAACTAGCCCAAGAAGTACTATCCTTCCATCACAAGGCTTTCCCAGAACTGACAACCAAGAAATTAGACAATTTGGGCTTTGTGCAGTATCGTCGCAGCGGCGAGTATCACATGAATAGCCCCGAACTAGTAAAGGCGTTGCACAAGGCTGTAGATGGTAAAAAATATGACCACTACGAAGTTTATAAACAGCACCTACAAACTAGACCAGTTACCGCCTTACGTGACTTGCTAGACTTCCAAAGCGATCGCCCAGCAATTCCTCTAGAAGAGGTGGAATCAATCCATGAGATTGTCCAACGCTTCTGCACTGGGGGTATGTCCTTAGGTGCGTTGTCGCGAGAAGCACATGAAACTTTAGCGATCGCCATGAACCGCATTGGTGGTAAATCTAACTCTGGGGAAGGTGGCGAAGACCCGGTACGTTACAAAGTTCTCAATGATGTAGATGAATCTGGTCACTCGCCTACCCTACCGCACCTCAAAGGACTGCGGAATGGTGACACAGCTTCTAGTGCAATTAAGCAAGTCGCATCGGGACGCTTCGGTGTCACACCAGGGTATTTAGCCAGCGCCAGACAAATTGAAATCAAAATTGCCCAAGGTGCCAAGCCAGGAGAAGGTGGACAGCTACCGGGGCCAAAGGTGAGTCCTTACATTGCCATGTTGAGACGCTCGAAGCCCGGTGTAACTCTGATTTCACCACCGCCACACCACGATATCTATTCCATTGAAGACTTAGCCCAGCTGATTTTTGACCTGCATCAAATTAACCCCAGAGCTCAGGTGTCAGTCAAGCTAGTGGCAGAAATTGGCATTGGGACGATCGCTGCTGGTGTAGCTAAAGCCAACGCTGATATCATTCAAATTTCCGGACACGATGGCGGTACAGGAGCCTCACCTTTAAGTTCTATTAAACACGCTGGTTCCCCGTGGGAATTGGGCTTAAGCGAAGTGCATCGCGTCTTAATGGAAAATAGTCTGCGCGATCGCGTGATTTTGCGCGTAGATGGCGGACTCAAGAGTGGCTGGGATGTGGTAATAGGTGCGTTGATGGGTGGCGAAGAATTCGGCTTCGGCTCGATTGCCATGATCGCTGAAGGCTGCATTATGGCGCGGATTTGCCACACCAATAACTGCCCTGTGGGTGTTGCTACGCAGAAAGAAGAACTGCGGAAACGGTTTACAGGAATGCCCGAACATGTAGTCAACTTCTTCTATTTTGTGGCAGAAGAAGTACGTAGTCTTCTGGCACGACTCGGCTACCGTTCGTTATCAGAAGTGATTGGCCGCGCTGATTTGTTGACATTGCGCGACGAGGTAAAACTCACCAAAACCCAAACACTGAATCTCAACTGTTTACTCAAGCTACCAGATAGCAAAAATAACCGTAGCTGGTTGGTGCATGAAGAGGTGCATAGCAATGGCGCAGTTGTAGACGATCAGTTGCTTGCTGATCCAGAAATTCAAGCTGCGATTCGCAATCAATCTACTGTCACCAAGACTTTGAAGGTGGTAAACACCGACAGGACAGTGGGTGCGAGATTAGCCGGAGCGATCGCTTCTCAGTATGGCGATAGCGGTTTTGAAGGACAAATTAACCTCAACTTCCACGGTAGTGTCGGACAAAGTTTTGGTGCTTTTAACCTTCCTGGGATAGTTCTCAGATTGGAAGGCGAAGCCAACGACTATGTAGGTAAGGGGATGCATGGTGGTGAAATTATTATCAAACCACCAGCGGATGCTACCTATGACGCATCACAAAACGTCATAGTTGGCAATACCTGCCTCTATGGTGCTACCGGTGGAGTGCTGTTTGCCAATGGATTAGCCGGAGAACGCTTTGCAGTGCGTAATTCCAAAGCTGTGGCTGTAATTGAAGGTGCGGGGGATCACTGCTGCGAGTATATGACTGGTGGTGTGATTGTCGTTCTCGGTAAAGCAGGACGCAACGTCGCTGCTGGGATGACTGGTGGTTTAGCGTACTTCCTCGATGAAGACGGCAACTTCCCAGAGTTTGTCAACCGAGAAATTGTCAAAATACAGCGGGTGAACACAGAAGCTGGTGAGAAACAATTGCAAGAATTAATTAGAGCATTTAGCGATCGCACTGGTTCACTAAAAGCGAAGCTAATTCTGCAAAATTGGACAGAATTTCTGCCTAAGTTCTGGCAATTAGTGCCACCTTCCGAAGCTGATAGCCCAGAAGCCAATACTGAACAAAAACAACTGAGTACAGTTTAG
- the rpsL gene encoding 30S ribosomal protein S12 gives MPTIQQLIRNEREKARQKTKSPALKQCPQRRGVCTRVYTTTPKKPNSALRKVARVRLTSGFEVTAYIPGIGHNLQEHSVVMIRGGRVKDLPGVRYHIIRGTLDTAGVKDRKQGRSKYGTKRPKAAKK, from the coding sequence ATGCCAACAATACAGCAGCTCATACGTAATGAACGCGAAAAAGCGCGTCAGAAAACCAAGTCCCCAGCTCTGAAACAATGCCCTCAACGTCGGGGTGTTTGTACCAGAGTATACACGACCACACCTAAAAAGCCCAACTCAGCCCTACGCAAAGTAGCAAGAGTAAGATTGACTTCTGGATTTGAAGTGACAGCCTACATTCCAGGAATTGGTCACAATTTGCAAGAACACTCGGTAGTAATGATTCGTGGCGGTCGGGTGAAGGACTTACCAGGCGTGAGATACCACATCATCCGTGGCACCCTAGATACAGCCGGAGTTAAAGACCGGAAGCAAGGTCGCTCCAAGTATGGAACCAAGCGCCCGAAAGCAGCGAAGAAATAG
- a CDS encoding phosphodiester glycosidase family protein, whose translation MANCYRQKYHSAIAWMNNHRFFYAAMSPILSVALNLSTTNATNAQQIPTDTTVKPTLTPRSVLSSGNQISLNGRTLPGTWLQQPGATGQVTTHLSDGVFRQVFGINFLNSSNPVSQPIEWFSSATKPLVLTARLLGAYRYLDITSFSQTAGWQIQANGNTLVIVTPEAKVKDILQGKQPSGNRIVVDLDRPTPWQVAQGLPITKAIDPDTPTPKPSTPPNREWKITLDGIADPGLIQRYTPVPPPTPLPNLIKQLPPVAAPEPLIKKVEVVKNQTIVSLSVPFGQSPRITTVANPNRLIVDIRPDALVDKDITWAPGLRWRQKIVNLGTERFPIVWLEINPKAFGLTLKPILSNPNASVGTAPLMQTAQRYLAVAAINAGYFNRNNRLPLGAIRRDNQWLSGPILNRGAIAWNDSGQFYLGRLTLEETLNTANNLRLPILFLNSGYVQSGIARYTPAWGSTYTPLTDNEIILIVQKDQITNQVSGGKAGQISTPIPQDGYLLTLRGNASTAAAQLPIGTAISITSVTAPRDFSSYPYIVAAGPLLVKNRQIVLDAKAEKFSNSFIAEKAIRSGICTNTTGNIAITTVHNRAGGPGPTLAEHAQLMQLLGCVDALNLDGGSSTSLYLGGQLLDRSPSTAARVHNGIGIFIQQK comes from the coding sequence ATGGCTAATTGTTACCGACAAAAATACCACAGTGCGATCGCCTGGATGAATAATCACAGGTTTTTCTATGCTGCTATGTCGCCAATACTTTCAGTAGCACTGAACTTATCTACTACTAATGCTACCAATGCCCAACAAATTCCCACAGATACTACAGTAAAACCAACACTGACTCCACGGTCAGTTCTATCTTCCGGTAATCAAATTTCCCTCAATGGTCGCACATTGCCAGGAACTTGGTTACAACAGCCTGGAGCTACTGGTCAGGTGACAACTCATCTGAGTGATGGTGTATTCAGGCAAGTATTCGGGATAAATTTCTTAAACAGCAGCAATCCAGTCAGTCAACCAATCGAGTGGTTTTCTTCAGCCACAAAGCCACTTGTTTTGACTGCTAGGTTACTGGGAGCATATCGCTATCTAGATATTACTAGTTTTTCTCAAACAGCAGGGTGGCAGATCCAAGCTAATGGTAACACCTTAGTCATTGTCACTCCAGAAGCCAAGGTAAAAGACATTCTTCAGGGTAAACAACCTAGCGGTAATCGCATTGTTGTTGATTTAGATCGTCCAACTCCTTGGCAAGTCGCACAAGGGTTACCCATCACCAAAGCCATAGACCCCGACACACCAACCCCTAAACCCTCAACACCACCTAATAGGGAGTGGAAAATTACCTTAGATGGCATAGCTGATCCTGGCTTGATCCAACGTTATACTCCCGTACCACCACCGACACCCCTACCCAACCTGATCAAACAATTACCACCAGTAGCAGCCCCAGAACCACTGATCAAAAAAGTGGAAGTAGTTAAAAATCAAACAATTGTTAGTCTAAGTGTTCCTTTTGGGCAATCTCCCCGAATTACTACTGTAGCTAACCCCAATCGCCTCATCGTTGATATTCGACCCGATGCTTTGGTAGACAAAGATATTACCTGGGCGCCAGGATTGCGCTGGCGACAAAAAATTGTCAATTTAGGCACAGAACGTTTTCCGATTGTCTGGCTAGAAATTAACCCTAAAGCCTTTGGATTAACCCTAAAACCAATTTTAAGTAATCCTAATGCTTCAGTAGGGACTGCACCGCTGATGCAAACAGCACAACGGTATTTAGCAGTAGCAGCAATTAATGCTGGTTACTTTAACCGCAATAATCGCTTACCCTTAGGTGCGATTCGTCGAGATAATCAGTGGTTGTCAGGCCCGATACTTAATCGAGGGGCGATCGCTTGGAATGATTCAGGGCAATTTTACTTAGGTCGTCTCACCTTAGAAGAAACTCTGAATACCGCCAATAATCTCCGCTTGCCAATTCTCTTTCTCAATAGTGGCTACGTCCAAAGTGGCATTGCCCGCTATACTCCAGCATGGGGTTCAACCTATACACCCTTGACAGACAACGAAATCATCCTCATTGTTCAAAAAGACCAAATCACCAATCAGGTATCCGGTGGTAAAGCTGGTCAAATTAGTACCCCCATACCTCAAGATGGTTACTTATTAACTTTACGAGGTAATGCCAGCACCGCTGCGGCACAGTTACCCATTGGTACAGCCATCAGCATTACTAGTGTGACTGCTCCCAGAGACTTTAGCAGCTATCCCTATATTGTGGCGGCTGGACCCTTGTTAGTGAAAAATCGTCAAATCGTTCTCGATGCTAAAGCTGAAAAATTCAGTAATTCCTTTATTGCGGAAAAAGCAATTCGTAGCGGCATTTGCACAAATACCACAGGCAACATAGCGATCACTACAGTACATAACCGTGCTGGCGGACCCGGCCCCACCTTGGCAGAACACGCCCAACTGATGCAACTTCTGGGGTGCGTGGATGCTCTCAATTTGGACGGTGGTAGTTCTACTAGTCTTTACTTAGGAGGACAGCTACTTGACCGTTCTCCTAGTACTGCGGCTCGTGTCCACAATGGTATTGGTATTTTTATCCAGCAGAAGTAG
- a CDS encoding polysaccharide deacetylase family protein: MESNKSFFWPQGILIALVALTGSLSLGLMMLVKPNASEAQSKQSINENYIAAKPGTQQRIEGLKAAMLTIWQQEASAKGLASDLPQRFQGATIAEAKLAQGQKVIALTFDDGPWPQTTLQVLDILKNNDIKGTFFVVGQNVKNYPDMMKQIVAEGHAIGNHTWHHWYHYMNPQTAAYEIDHTTDLIYKTTGVKTSLFRPPGGMMHNGVAAYARNSKYGIIMWSSDSIDYSRPSVPKLINNVFRQAKPGGIVLMHDGGGNRSQTVQALPTIIDNFRKQGYSFVTVPELLQMEDKYQKLIANKNNSKKQ, from the coding sequence GTGGAAAGCAATAAGTCGTTTTTTTGGCCGCAAGGAATATTAATTGCGTTGGTTGCCTTAACTGGTAGTTTGAGTCTTGGCCTGATGATGCTTGTCAAGCCAAATGCCTCTGAGGCTCAGAGTAAACAAAGTATAAATGAAAACTATATAGCTGCCAAACCAGGAACTCAACAACGAATTGAGGGATTAAAGGCGGCGATGTTGACAATTTGGCAGCAGGAAGCAAGTGCTAAAGGTCTGGCGTCAGACTTGCCACAACGCTTTCAAGGTGCGACGATCGCAGAAGCCAAACTAGCTCAAGGTCAGAAAGTAATTGCGCTGACTTTTGATGACGGCCCTTGGCCTCAGACCACTTTGCAAGTCTTGGATATTCTTAAAAATAATGATATCAAAGGCACATTTTTTGTCGTTGGGCAGAATGTCAAGAATTATCCAGATATGATGAAGCAAATTGTGGCTGAAGGTCATGCCATTGGCAACCATACGTGGCATCACTGGTATCATTACATGAATCCACAAACCGCTGCTTATGAAATTGATCACACCACAGACCTAATTTATAAAACCACGGGTGTGAAAACTAGTTTGTTTCGACCACCAGGGGGAATGATGCACAATGGGGTGGCTGCTTATGCGAGAAACAGCAAGTATGGCATTATCATGTGGTCATCTGATTCTATAGATTATTCTCGTCCTAGCGTGCCAAAGTTGATTAACAACGTTTTCCGACAGGCGAAACCCGGCGGCATAGTGTTAATGCATGACGGTGGTGGGAATCGTTCCCAGACGGTGCAAGCGTTACCAACTATTATTGATAATTTTCGCAAGCAGGGCTATAGTTTTGTCACTGTTCCCGAACTTTTACAAATGGAAGACAAATATCAAAAATTAATCGCCAACAAAAATAATAGTAAAAAGCAATAG